A DNA window from Desulfobulbaceae bacterium contains the following coding sequences:
- a CDS encoding DNA-binding response regulator produces FAGKIDLLKLSACADGGDGSREVLTMRERQVLCLIAEGGTSKGVAEALDISKRTVEHHRANMMRKLQIKNTTDLIKYAISKGYITHSE; encoded by the coding sequence TTTTTGCAGGTAAGATTGATCTGCTCAAGCTCTCGGCATGTGCTGATGGAGGTGATGGTTCGCGGGAAGTGTTAACTATGCGGGAGAGGCAGGTCTTATGTCTGATCGCTGAAGGGGGCACCAGCAAGGGAGTTGCTGAAGCTTTAGATATCAGTAAGCGAACCGTCGAACACCATCGCGCCAATATGATGCGTAAACTCCAGATTAAAAATACGACCGATCTAATTAAATACGCTATCAGCAAAGGGTATATTACCCACTCCGAGTAG